In the Phaseolus vulgaris cultivar G19833 chromosome 7, P. vulgaris v2.0, whole genome shotgun sequence genome, one interval contains:
- the LOC137829373 gene encoding uncharacterized protein — translation MVNPFAEKSSHRGVVSPVPNKLLRLPHVFSKILELPCLSDHDVFVEETPHFFRFVAPCNAAGVRALAIEILPGITKIVIKRMDGTDVAVAGQPHHVSLGVGLWRFRLPPWTQPEMVTAVCSGGKLMVTVPKNKNKAN, via the coding sequence ATGGTCAACCCCTTCGCAGAGAAATCTTCCCACCGCGGTGTCGTTTCACCCGTCCCCAACAAGCTATTGAGACTGCCCCACGTCTTCTCCAAAATACTAGAGCTTCCTTGCCTCTCCGACCACGACGTTTTCGTCGAGGAAACGCCGCACTTTTTTCGCTTCGTCGCCCCCTGCAACGCCGCAGGCGTGCGAGCTCTGGCCATCGAGATTCTCCCGGGGATAACCAAAATCGTCATCAAGAGGATGGACGGCACCGATGTGGCGGTGGCGGGTCAGCCTCACCACGTTTCTCTAGGCGTTGGTCTCTGGCGGTTCCGGCTTCCCCCGTGGACCCAGCCGGAGATGGTGACCGCAGTATGCAGCGGCGGGAAGCTTATGGTGACCGTGCCGAAGAACAAAAACAAAGCAAACTGA
- the LOC137829729 gene encoding uncharacterized protein: METLFVVEQHKNQYYSGSKSQGHARFGGSTSRGFRDISCRTFESGRTGVLPTPLKSHGSPKTPPNSDYKTLGKVKVTPKSAPIPINGIACRKESEDVPGGGDLLLSELWAGPTYSNSPPPSSLPIPKFSVRPKRTVSLNLPGSSPEIEMRPVAKSAPSSPGREHLDLPFTRDLFVNADSATKTLCRILNLNINDY; this comes from the coding sequence ATGGAGACCCTTTTTGTTGTTGAGCAGCATAAGAACCAATACTACAGCGGGTCCAAGTCGCAGGGTCATGCTCGATTCGGGGGTTCAACTTCCAGGGGCTTTAGGGATATCAGTTGCAGGACTTTTGAGTCTGGGAGGACAGGTGTATTGCCAACTCCTTTGAAATCTCATGGTTCCCCTAAAACACCACCTAACTCTGACTATAAAACGCTTGGGAAAGTAAAAGTTACTCCAAAGAGCGCCCCAATTCCCATCAATGGTATAGCTTGTAGGAAAGAGAGCGAAGATGTCCCTGGTGGTGGTGATCTTTTGCTTTCTGAGTTATGGGCTGGTCCTACCTACTCAAATTCCCCACCTCCTAGTTCCTTACCAATTCCCAAGTTTTCTGTCAGACCAAAGAGGACCGTGTCTCTTAACCTTCCTGGCTCATCCCCTGAGATTGAAATGCGCCCGGTGGCTAAATCTGCACCCTCTTCCCCAGGCAGGGAGCATTTGGATTTGCCTTTTACTAGGGATCTCTTTGTTAATGCTGATTCTGCTACGAAGACCCTGTGTCGGATTCTTAATCTTAACATCAATGACTACTGA
- the LOC137829732 gene encoding FCS-Like Zinc finger 8-like, with the protein MLLRNRSRAVTKPSLMGDHSSQPSPNKGYKRTIPSLFSPKFRDFSVKCLSGAEALRSPTSILDTRALTPFGNPLSHEKKIDTIGSPRVPSEKRSSWDSKSIGLALVGALKDEPLPQTSTKPTTATVLFGTKHRVKIPPLPPPPPPSSPESTKTCDVAGFAAKTKDSPLSFATGVMSLSEMELFEEYTCVISHGPNPRTTHIFDNCIVESYCSLPNNTISPSLNFLSFCHTCKKHLKQTNDIFIYRGEKAFCSKECRHQEMMLDGAGISEFDEY; encoded by the exons ATGCTGCTCAGAAACAGATCAAGAGCTGTGACCAAACCAAGTTTGATGGGTGATCACAGCTCCCAGCCAAGCCCAAATAAGGGTTACAAAAGAACCATCCCTTCTTTGTTTTCACCCAAATTCCGTGACTTCTCAGTGAAGTGTCTCTCAGGAGCTGAGGCTTTGAGAAGCCCCACCTCCATACTTGACACCAGAGCCTTAACCCCATTTGGGAATCCTTTGTCACATGAGAAGAAGATCGACACTATTGGCTCCCCAAGAGTGCCCTCAGAAAAAAGAAGTTCATGGGACTCAAAAAGCATTGGTCTTGCTCTTGTTGGTGCACTTAAAGATGAACCTCTTCCTCAGACCTCAACTAAACCAACTACTGCAACTGTTCTCTTTGGAACTAAGCATAGGGTGAAAATCCCTCCACTGCCGCCGCCGCCACCACCTTCATCACCTGAATCAACTAAAACCTGTGATGTTGCTGGTTTTGCTGCCAAAACCAAGGATTCTCCATTATCGTTTGCAACAGGTGTTATGAGTTTGAGTGAGATGGAACTTTTTGAGGAGTACACGTGTGTGATATCTCATGGACCTAATCCTAGAACAACACATATATTCGACAATTGTATCGTGGAAAGTTACTGTTCCCTCCCCAATAACACTATCTCACCTTCACTCAATTTTCTTAGCTtttgtcacacttgcaagaagcatCTTAAGCAGACAAATGACATTTTTATTTACAG AGGAGAGAAAGCTTTCTGCAGCAAAGAATGTCGTCACCAAGAGATGATGCTAGATGGAGcaggaatttcagaatttgacgaATACTAA